AGTTTGTGTTCTTTCGATTATGAAATAATTGTAGTAGATGATGGGTGTCAAGACGACAATATAGAGCAATTGATTTATACAAAGATCCCTGATGCCAAGATTAATTATTATAGTTATTCTGACAAAAAGGGAGCTGCTTACGCGCGAAATTTTGGATGGAAAAAATCTACAGGACAAATAGTTATTTTTTTGGACTCAGATCAAATCGTTAAATATAATTTTGTAGAACAGCATTTAACTTTTTTTGATGCAATACCAAGTAGTGAATCTATAATTCAAATAGGTTTTAGAAATGAGGTTGATATAAATACTCATGCCGGTGATAAAAAAATTTATAATAAAGTGACCCATAAAGATCCAAGGTTTTCCATATTTGAATGGTATTCTGAAAATATGCAAATGCTTTTAGGAGCATGGCACCTTTGTTTTTCACATAATATCTCTATCAGGCGAGAAGATCTTGAAAAATATGGTGGATTTGACGAGGACATTTTTTCTGGGTGGGGCTTAGAGGATAGTGAGTTCGCATATAACCTATCAAAAAATGGCGTTAAAATTGCGTACAACCCTAATATATTAGTGTATCATCTTAGCCATCCTGTAAGCTGGAATTCCGACAGCGGCTACAAAGCTTGGAACAATAATTTACAAGCTTTTATTGAAAAACATCCAGATTATCCTGTAATAGCTCAATCAATATTTAGTGAATTTTTTAATCCTGAAAAAAGGCGACATCACATACAAAAAGGTGATGATAGGCCATGGATTTCTTGCTATCGCAAATTTGAGGAAGTAATTAGGACATTTTTTGGATACAGGAAGTATAACAAAGAAATAGTTATGAAGAACCCAAGATGGAACGATATAATCCAAAAATTAAATCAATTTCCCGATAAAGATATAACAGTTCTAGTGCCAAAAGGGGACATAGAGCTAATAGCTAAAATTCAACTATCTAAAGTCACTGAGCGAATTGCACTCTTCACATACTAATTTAGTTTAAAAAATAAATATTTACAATCCAGCAACGCCTTTTCGGTGCCTATGTCTACATCTATCAACTTTAATTTACCTCACATCAACACTATTACTAAGAATTTAAGTGTGTGAAGTACATCTATTCCAATTATCCCAATAGATATTTGATAGTTTGAGGTAGGTAAGACAATATCAGCCAGATATCACACACAGTCTAAAATTTAAGTAGAACTCGTAAATAGGATCATACCCAAAACGGCTCTTAGATTTGTCACCTTGATTATAATGGCTACCCAAATTTTCAAGGTGACTTCCTAAAAATAGCTGGATTCACTCTATCAAGCTTTTTCTAAAGTAGTAGTATGTCCTTTAGACTGATGTAACCAAAATCGCGAATAGACACCACCCATCTCTATAAGGGATGAGTGGGGGCCTTGCTCAACGATAGTACCATTTTCAATCACAACTAACCTATCGAGCTTTGATAAAGTTGATAGCCTATGCGCAATGACAATTACTGTACGTCCTGTCATCAATTCATCTAGATTCTGTTGGATCGAATTCTCAGCTTCTGAATCTAGTGCAGACGTGGCTTCATCCAATATTAATATAGGTGAATTCTTCAAGAACGCTCGTGCTATTGAGAGTCTCTGCCGTTGCCCCCCACTAAGGGTAACCCCACGTTCACCTACATGCGCTTCATATCCTCGTCTACCCTGGGAGTCCTCCAGAGATAAAATGAAATCATGTGCAAAAGCTCGTTTTGCTGCTTTAATTATATCCGAATCTGATGAATTGGGACTTCCGTATCGTAAGTTTTCCCAGATAGATCGATTCATTAGAGAGACGTCCTGGCTCACTACAGCAATATTTTTTCGTAAACTATCTTGACTGACGGTGCTTATATCTTGGCTATCAATCAGAATTCTACCACCCTGAATGTCATACAACCTAAGAAGTAACTTAATAAGTGTTGATTTCCCGGCTCCCGAGGGACCTACAATTCCCAATCTCTCACCCGCATTAATCTCTAAATTTAGGTTCCGTATTACAGTATTACTATTATCATATCCAAAACTAATATTGCTGAATTCAATTGATCCGTAGGATAGATTTAGTGGCTGAGCTGAAGATTTATCCTGGACATCCTTTCGCTTCGTGAATGTAGTAATGCCGTCCTTAATCATCCCGAAGTTTTCAAAAAGGGACGAAGTTTCCCACATTATCCAATGGGAGATGCCGTTCATTTTTAAAACTAGAGCACCTGCAGCCGCTATAGCGCCTGTGGT
This DNA window, taken from Microbulbifer sp. VAAF005, encodes the following:
- a CDS encoding glycosyltransferase family 2 protein, whose translation is MTNYLVSVVLPYSNNKCSLLSTLESLQNQSLCSFDYEIIVVDDGCQDDNIEQLIYTKIPDAKINYYSYSDKKGAAYARNFGWKKSTGQIVIFLDSDQIVKYNFVEQHLTFFDAIPSSESIIQIGFRNEVDINTHAGDKKIYNKVTHKDPRFSIFEWYSENMQMLLGAWHLCFSHNISIRREDLEKYGGFDEDIFSGWGLEDSEFAYNLSKNGVKIAYNPNILVYHLSHPVSWNSDSGYKAWNNNLQAFIEKHPDYPVIAQSIFSEFFNPEKRRHHIQKGDDRPWISCYRKFEEVIRTFFGYRKYNKEIVMKNPRWNDIIQKLNQFPDKDITVLVPKGDIELIAKIQLSKVTERIALFTY
- a CDS encoding ABC transporter ATP-binding protein encodes the protein MTATIAILEVSLYGLVGGVVDWLDDHTPETAFSFTEDNVLIWAGCTLVALPALSILQTLFINQTILTNFPMSIRWSLHRQLLTHSLNYYNNELSGRLATKLMQTAFAMQEATRKMICGVLYVCIYLVSSLGLVAALNLYLVVPFLIWLLAYFFILYRALPTLALAAKERADANSCLVGRLVDTYSNIETVKLFSSAELERNYARNAMSLLLTSSYKNSRLATGVTSRVWILSTFLILSVGFLCILLWSKGAITTGAIAAAGALVLKMNGISHWIMWETSSLFENFGMIKDGITTFTKRKDVQDKSSAQPLNLSYGSIEFSNISFGYDNSNTVIRNLNLEINAGERLGIVGPSGAGKSTLIKLLLRLYDIQGGRILIDSQDISTVSQDSLRKNIAVVSQDVSLMNRSIWENLRYGSPNSSDSDIIKAAKRAFAHDFILSLEDSQGRRGYEAHVGERGVTLSGGQRQRLSIARAFLKNSPILILDEATSALDSEAENSIQQNLDELMTGRTVIVIAHRLSTLSKLDRLVVIENGTIVEQGPHSSLIEMGGVYSRFWLHQSKGHTTTLEKA